CGGGGTGTAGATACGCGAGAACTGGTCGACGAAACGCTGGGTCGGGGCGCGCGAGCCCTGCGCCTCTTCCACCGCATGAATGATGCGCGCCAGGGTGGTGTCGCGCGCCGCTGCCATGACGCGGAACTCCAACGAGCCGGCCCCGTTGATGGTGCCGGCGAACAGTGAATCCCCCGTGCGCTTCTCCACCGGCAGGCTTTCCCCGGTGATGGGTGCCTGGTTGACCGTCGAGCTGCCGCTGACCACCTCGCCGTCGAGGCTGATGCGCTCCCCAGGGCGCACACGCATCACGGCGCCCACCGCGATGCTCTGCACGTCCACCTCCTGCCAACTGCCATCGGCCTGCCTGACCGTGGCGCGCGACGGCGCCAGATCCATCAAGCCACGGATGGCGTCGCGCGCCCGATCCAGCGAGCATGCCTCGATCAGCTCGGCCAGATTGAACAGCACCATCACCATCGCCGCTTCCGGCCATTGGCCGATCAACACCGCCCCCGTCACGGCAATGCTCATCAGCGCGTTGATATTGAGGTTGCGGTTCTTCAGGGCGATCCAGCCCTTCTTGTAGGTATTGAGGCCACATAAACCGATGGCCGCCAGGGCCAGCACGGCCACCAGCCAGTCGGCGCCGAGCGCAGCGAAGTGCGCGACCTCGGCAGCCGTCGCCAGCACACCCGCCAGGGCCAGCGGCCACCAAGACGCTTTTGTCGACGCGGCGTCTGGCTGCTGCATCGCGCCCTCGTCCTCCACCTGCGGGGTAAAGCCCAGCGTGCGAATGGCGGGCAGAACCTGATCCAGCACCCCGGCGTCATGGCTGACGGTGAGTACCCGCTGCAGCAGGTTGAAGTGCAGCCCCGCGACACCCGGCAGACGGCCCAAAGCATCGCGGATCAGGCGCTCCTCCGTGGGGCAGTCCATCTGCTCGATGCGAATGAGGGTGTTCAGCGCGCCCGTCAGCGGCTCGTCGCTCGCCGAGCGGGTAGCGCCCTGGTGATCATGCCCAGAATGGTCATGCGGGACAGGTGTCTGTTGGTGCGTGTGATCGCAGCAGCGACTCATGGCAACTCTCCGTCAGGTCTCTGTTGCCGAGTACACACCCTGTAGTCACTATAGGGTCAAGCACTCGGGAGGAGATCGCATGAAAATCGGAGAATTGGCGAAGAAGGCCGGCTGCCAGGTGGAGACGGTACGTTACTACGAGCGCGAAGGCCTGCTGCCAGCGCCCGCGCGCAGCGAAGGCAACTACCGCCTGTACGGCCCCGAACACCTGGAGCGCCTGGTGTTCATCCGCAACTGCCGCACCCTGGACATGACCCTGGAGGAAATCCAGCGCCTGCTGGCGCTGCGCGATCTGCCCCATGAGAGCTGCGCCGGCATCAACAGCCTGGTGGACGAACATATCGAGCACGTACAGGCGCGCATCGACAGCCTGCTGGCCCTGCGCGATCAACTGAGCGAGCTGCGCGACCGCTGCAACGGCCCGCAGGAGGCGGAGGACTGCGGCATTCTGCGCCAGCTCAACGTCAGCGGCGGCGTGCAGCCGCTACCGGACGACAACCATACCCATGTCGGCAAGAGCCATTCGCACTGATGAGCTACGCTTCCAGAGCACCGCTTCGGCATACCGCCGGGCACTCAGGGAGAAACGAAAATGCCAGGTAAGTTCGAACTGAAGAAGGCCAAAGACGGCCAGTACCATTTCAACCTGCTGGCCACCAATGGCCAGGTCATCCTCAGCAGCGAGATGTACAAGGCCAAGGATTCGGCGCTGGGCGGTATCGACTCGGTGAAGAAGAACGCCCAGCGCGAGGGCGCCTTCGAGACCAAGACCTCAAGCAACGACAAACACTACTTTCTGCTCAAGGCCAGCAATGGCCAGGTAGTCGGGCAGAGCCAGATGTATGCCAGCGCCGCCAGTTGCAAGAGCGGTATCGAGTCGGTGCAGAAGAATGCGCCCGATGCACAGACGGACGACCAGACGGGCTAGTCGCCCTGCTTCCTGAATAGGTAGAACAGGTTGGGCTCGCTGATCAGGTACAGGTTGCCGGCATCGTCGCTGGCCACCCCCTCGGCCTGGGGCACGCTGCGTCTGAGGCCATGCTGGCCCGTCAGCAGGGACAGGGTGCTGATCGGCTTGCCTGCGGCACTGAGTTCGATCACCAGGCGCGATTCGTCCGACAGCGCCAGCAGATGCCCGGTGGCCGCATCGAAATCCAGACTCGACAGGTCACGCACGAACAACCGCGCATCACGCTTGGGGTCGGTATTGACCTGCAACGCCAGGGGTTTGCTCTCGTCGACATGAGGGAAGCCCAGCACCTCGAAGATGCGCACCGGGTCGCGCTCCTTGGCCACCAGCAGGCGGTGGTTGGCAGCATCATAGGCCAGCCCCTCGAAACCCTTGTTGCCGTTGAGCCCGATCCCCAACGAAAGCTGCTGGTAGTCCGCCGCATCGAGCACCCGTGTGGCATCGTCAATGCGCACCTTGACCAGGCGCTGCTCGCGCTCGTCGGCGATCACGTAGGTGCCGGGCGCGACGTACTCGATGGCCTCGGGATCGCCGAACCCCTGCAGGTCGATAGTGCGTTTGAGATCACCCTCCAGGCTCAGCTCGATCACTCTGGCCGGCTTGTTGGTGACGCTGAACAGGCTGTGCCGATCCGGGTCGAAGGTCAGCGCCGAAACATCGCTGATGTCGCCGATGGGCTTGGCCTCGATCACCACGCGGTAATCGCCCAGCCACAACGAGCGCTCACGCCACTGCTCGCCATGCTGCCACTCTTGCACGGTGAACCAGGCACGCTCGAAAAGACGGTATTGCTGGGCAGCCAAGGCGACGGCCAGCAGCGCCAGGCCGAACAGGTAGAACCAGGGGTTGATGGCAAGCAGGCGGCGCATAGGCCCTCTCACGAAAAAACCCGCCACAGCTCGTCTGTGGCGGGTGGGCGGAACAGCGGGAATCAGTTGATCAGTTCGACACGGTCGACATCGATCTCACGATTATTGAAGTCCTTGTCGACTTCGCCGGTCAGGCGCACCTTGGCGGTTTCCGAGACGGTCTGGTTCGGCCAGTCTTCGTCGTCGATCTCCACCTGGATGGTGCCGGTGGCGTCCTTGAACTCGTAGAGTTCGTCCTGCAGGCGCTTGACGATCTGGCCTTCGAGCACGACATGGGTGTCATCGGCAGCCTGCAGCGCGGCGGCAACGGTAGTGACCTGCGGGGTGGCACCCGGGCCGGTGTAACCGGTGGCGAAAGCGGCGGTGCTGAGCAGCGGCAGAACCATCAGAGCGAGAGCGGTACGTTTCATGGTGTGAACCTCGTTGTTCGTAAGTGACGGGCTCAGATTAGTGCCGCTAGCTGAAGCCAGACTGAATCGCCGCTTAAGCCAAGCTGAACGCGCAAGCCGGCTCAGCCCGCATCCGGCAGCGGCTTGCGGAAGCGGTAGAACAGATTGGGTTCGGCGACGATATAGATGTCGCCATCCTCGTCCATGGCCACGCCTTCGGCCTGCTGGATGCCGCTGTCCAGACCATTGAGGCCACCACTGAGGCTGAGGAAGCTGACCGGCTGGCCGGCACGGTCGAGTTCCAGCAGCATGCGCGACTCGTCGGACAGCAGCAGCAGGTGGCCGGTGCGCTCATCGACGCTGAGCGAGGATATATCGCGCAGTCCCAGGTTGCCGGCCACCAGCGGCCGCAGCGTACCGGCCCGGCCACCCGCATCGGGGAACGGCAGGCTGAACAAGCCCATCGGGCTGCGCTCCTTGCCGAGCAGCAGGCTGTGGCTGCGCGAGTCCCAGCCCAGGCCCTCGAAGCCCTTGTTGCCGGCATCGGCGAACCCCAGGTCGAAGCCGGGGAAATCAGCGGCATCCAACTCCAGATCATCGACCTGCAGGGTGAAGGTGGTGAGCTGACGCCGGCGCTCGTCGACGATGGCCATACGGCCGTTGTCCATCATTTCCACGCCTTCCGGATCGGAGAAACCGTTCAGGCGGATGCGGCGCAGGATTTCGCCGTCGCGGGAGAGTTCCACCAGCAGCGGGTTCTTGCCGGTGACGGTGAACAGGGTGCCGGTGAGCGGGTTGTAGGTCAGCCCGGAGGTCTCGTCCTTTTCCAACCCATCGAGCGTTTTGGCCTGGATCACCGCGCGATAACCAGGCAGCCAAATACTGGCGAGGCGGCTGACCAGCGGCGTGGAGCGCTCCTGCCACCAGAGCTGGGCGCGGTCGTCCCAGTGCTGGGTCTGCGCCAGCACACCGAAGGCCAGCAATGCACAACCCGTGAGCCAGTAGCCAGGGTGTTTCAGGCGGAAGCGGAGAGAGGACATCGCGACGACTCGACTGCAGGATAGCCATGCGACTCCCGCTATCGACGGGAGTTCCGCCGCAGTCAGGCGGCGGTCATCGCTTATAGCACGCGACTGGTAAAGCGGCTATGACCGACCAGCTCCAGCTCCAGTTCGTCGCCTTTGTTCAGCGCGCCGACACCCACCGGCGTGCCGGTGAGGATCACGTCACCCGGCTGCAGAGCGAAATGCCCGGCCATGTGCTGGATCATGCCGACGATGGGGTTGAGCATATCGCGGCTGTTACCGTCCTGGCGGGTTTCGCCATTGATGACAAGGCGAATGCCGATATCGGCCAGGTCCTCGATGGCATCCCCCGGCACGAAAGGCGCCAGCACGCAGGCGCCGTCGAAGCTCTTGGCGATTTCCCAGGGATAGCCCTTTTCCTTGAGCTTGGCCTGTACGTCACGCAGGGTCAGATCCAGTGCCGGAGCGAAACCGTTGATGGCATCGCGCACCTCCTCGGCATCCGGCCTCGATGACAGGGGTTTGCCGATCAGCACGGCGATCTCCGCCTCGTAATGCACCGCGCCGCGATCGTCAGGAATGCTGAAACCGCCATCGAGCGGCACTACACAGGAGCCCGGCTTGATGAACAGCAGCGGCTCGCTGGGCACCGGGTTGTTCAGTTCCTTGGCGTGCTCGGCGTAGTTGCGGCCGATGCAGACCACCTTGCCAAGGGGAAAGTGCACGGTGGTACCGTCGACGTACTGGTGCTGATAGCTCATTTGGGTTGCTCCGCAGCTTCAAGCCCCAAGCTGCAAGTATGTCCGCGCCCTGCTTTTCTTGCGGCTTGCAGCTTGCAGCTTGCGGCTTTAATTGAAGATCTTTCCGGGATTCATGATGCCATTGGGGTCGAACACGGCCTTGATCGCCTTCATGCAGGCGATCTCGGCCGGTGAGCGGCTGTACTGCAGGTAATCACGCTTGGTCATGCCCACGCCATGTTCGGCGCTGATCGAGCCGTTGTACTTCTCGACGATCTCGAACACCCACTTGTTGACCACCGCGCACTTGGCGAAGAAGTCTTCCTTGGCCAGATTCTCGGGCTTGAGGATGTTCAGGTGCAGGTTGCCGTCACCGATATGGCCGTACCAGAGCACGTCGAAGTCCGGGTAGTTGGCCGAGACGATGTCGTCGATGTCCTTGAGGAAGGCCGGCACCTGGCCGACGGTGACGGAGATGTCGTTCTTGTACGGAGTCCAGTGACTGATGGTTTCGGAGATGTACTCGCGCAGCTTCCACAGGTTCTGCAGTTGCTGCTCGCTCTGGCTCATCACGCCGTCGAGCACCCAGCCCTGCTCGACGCAGTGCTCGAAGGTGGCCAGGGC
The genomic region above belongs to Pseudomonas sp. GOM7 and contains:
- the cadR gene encoding Cd(II)/Pb(II)-responsive transcriptional regulator codes for the protein MKIGELAKKAGCQVETVRYYEREGLLPAPARSEGNYRLYGPEHLERLVFIRNCRTLDMTLEEIQRLLALRDLPHESCAGINSLVDEHIEHVQARIDSLLALRDQLSELRDRCNGPQEAEDCGILRQLNVSGGVQPLPDDNHTHVGKSHSH
- a CDS encoding YegP family protein, giving the protein MPGKFELKKAKDGQYHFNLLATNGQVILSSEMYKAKDSALGGIDSVKKNAQREGAFETKTSSNDKHYFLLKASNGQVVGQSQMYASAASCKSGIESVQKNAPDAQTDDQTG
- a CDS encoding SdiA-regulated domain-containing protein — translated: MRRLLAINPWFYLFGLALLAVALAAQQYRLFERAWFTVQEWQHGEQWRERSLWLGDYRVVIEAKPIGDISDVSALTFDPDRHSLFSVTNKPARVIELSLEGDLKRTIDLQGFGDPEAIEYVAPGTYVIADEREQRLVKVRIDDATRVLDAADYQQLSLGIGLNGNKGFEGLAYDAANHRLLVAKERDPVRIFEVLGFPHVDESKPLALQVNTDPKRDARLFVRDLSSLDFDAATGHLLALSDESRLVIELSAAGKPISTLSLLTGQHGLRRSVPQAEGVASDDAGNLYLISEPNLFYLFRKQGD
- a CDS encoding NirD/YgiW/YdeI family stress tolerance protein, which encodes MKRTALALMVLPLLSTAAFATGYTGPGATPQVTTVAAALQAADDTHVVLEGQIVKRLQDELYEFKDATGTIQVEIDDEDWPNQTVSETAKVRLTGEVDKDFNNREIDVDRVELIN
- a CDS encoding SdiA-regulated domain-containing protein; amino-acid sequence: MSSLRFRLKHPGYWLTGCALLAFGVLAQTQHWDDRAQLWWQERSTPLVSRLASIWLPGYRAVIQAKTLDGLEKDETSGLTYNPLTGTLFTVTGKNPLLVELSRDGEILRRIRLNGFSDPEGVEMMDNGRMAIVDERRRQLTTFTLQVDDLELDAADFPGFDLGFADAGNKGFEGLGWDSRSHSLLLGKERSPMGLFSLPFPDAGGRAGTLRPLVAGNLGLRDISSLSVDERTGHLLLLSDESRMLLELDRAGQPVSFLSLSGGLNGLDSGIQQAEGVAMDEDGDIYIVAEPNLFYRFRKPLPDAG
- a CDS encoding fumarylacetoacetate hydrolase family protein; translation: MSYQHQYVDGTTVHFPLGKVVCIGRNYAEHAKELNNPVPSEPLLFIKPGSCVVPLDGGFSIPDDRGAVHYEAEIAVLIGKPLSSRPDAEEVRDAINGFAPALDLTLRDVQAKLKEKGYPWEIAKSFDGACVLAPFVPGDAIEDLADIGIRLVINGETRQDGNSRDMLNPIVGMIQHMAGHFALQPGDVILTGTPVGVGALNKGDELELELVGHSRFTSRVL